The following are from one region of the Rosistilla carotiformis genome:
- a CDS encoding phosphatidate cytidylyltransferase, translating to MLYQRLATSAVLISVVLALIYFDHRLPLGGLCLIPLLLFFSVGTAIDVTRLWKSAHYPVRPYPTQIGVAIVVLIACIPLLWPLSGEAYPADCPVGRLGWISVGAIVALGLAIGNEMFRYRPGEKGAAGCVMTASFTILYIGVPMAFLVAIRGLGSPHWGLAALISLVAATKSADAGAYFTGRAIGRHKLIPRLSPGKTIEGAIGGIAASIGVSFAMFHWLIPAMTGAPIDYPIWGPIAFGLVCSTCGMFGDLAESLMKRDSGAKDSGNLLPGLGGVWDVTDSLIATALPGFLCFAIGVAGAPV from the coding sequence ATGCTTTATCAACGCCTTGCCACGTCGGCAGTCTTGATCTCCGTTGTCCTCGCCTTAATTTATTTTGACCACCGCCTTCCGCTAGGCGGACTGTGTCTCATTCCGTTGTTGTTATTCTTTTCCGTGGGAACGGCGATCGACGTCACACGACTGTGGAAAAGCGCCCACTACCCGGTCCGTCCCTATCCGACACAAATCGGCGTGGCGATCGTTGTCTTGATCGCGTGCATTCCGCTGCTATGGCCCCTTTCGGGTGAAGCCTACCCGGCCGATTGCCCCGTCGGACGGCTCGGCTGGATCTCCGTCGGAGCGATTGTTGCGTTGGGGCTCGCGATCGGGAACGAGATGTTCCGCTATCGGCCGGGAGAAAAGGGAGCCGCCGGGTGTGTGATGACCGCTTCGTTCACGATCCTCTATATCGGAGTGCCGATGGCATTTCTGGTAGCGATTCGCGGATTGGGGTCGCCCCACTGGGGACTGGCCGCGTTGATCAGTTTGGTCGCTGCGACGAAATCGGCCGATGCAGGCGCCTATTTCACGGGCCGCGCGATTGGACGGCATAAGCTGATCCCGCGACTGAGTCCGGGCAAGACGATCGAAGGGGCGATCGGCGGCATCGCCGCGTCGATCGGCGTCAGCTTTGCGATGTTCCACTGGCTGATCCCCGCCATGACGGGGGCTCCGATCGATTATCCGATCTGGGGTCCGATCGCCTTTGGGCTCGTCTGCAGCACCTGCGGGATGTTTGGCGATCTCGCCGAATCGTTGATGAAACGCGATTCGGGAGCCAAAGACAGCGGCAATCTGCTGCCCGGACTCGGCGGCGTCTGGGACGTCACCGATTCGTTGATCGCCACCGCCCTGCCCGGATTCCTCTGCTTCGCGATCGGAGTCGCCGGCGCCCCGGTCTAA
- a CDS encoding chloride channel protein, with product MPAPPHLTQSLRNRTKHFRSSSRSLLLAILVGITVGFGAIIFQFLGHLVIRFSLVQYAGYAPPEATGEGSPFSHPELTLHPWMIVVVMVCGALVAGWMVYQFAPEAAGPGTDAAIDSFHNQHGKIAARVPFVKTIASAIALGTGTSGGREGPICQIGAGIGSLVAQRLHLSPRDRRILLAAGMGAGVGAIFRAPLAGAVFAAEILYSDAELEADVIVPAATSSIVAYSIYTQSLPADIRFQPLLGIKVEHGISSPLELIPYLLLACAVIPLGIAFVRMFYGSRWAFEKLPVRPHFRPAIGAFLAGLVGVGFYYLAGQQISALAVLGSGSGTLQEAVHHSMRLGPSLLIAIALVKVVTTSLSIGSGSPGGVFGPSTVIGGCFSAGVGLYLHDWMPTLAPHPEAFAIVGMAGFFAGVSNAPISTIIMVRALTGDFGLLLPTMLVTTITFGFGRRSRLYRKQVPTRMDSPAHRGDFIVDVLDGVQVRETYRPIASYSLIHESMSLDEIVHRLADNDQHYFPVVDDNQTMVGIFTDDDVRSYLFHDAIWKLANASDVMTSNVVSITPEDDLNVALGHFTALNLEELPVVKDHQSRQLLGMLRRRETIDTYNRRVREHKEATRE from the coding sequence ATGCCCGCTCCGCCGCACCTGACTCAATCGCTCCGCAACCGCACGAAACACTTTCGTTCGTCCAGCCGATCGCTGCTATTGGCGATTCTGGTTGGTATCACTGTCGGATTTGGGGCGATCATCTTTCAGTTTCTCGGGCATCTCGTAATCCGATTTTCCTTGGTCCAATACGCTGGATACGCTCCCCCCGAAGCAACCGGCGAAGGGTCTCCGTTCTCCCATCCGGAACTGACGTTGCACCCGTGGATGATCGTTGTGGTCATGGTCTGCGGCGCGCTGGTCGCGGGCTGGATGGTCTATCAATTCGCTCCCGAAGCAGCCGGGCCAGGGACCGATGCGGCGATCGATAGCTTTCATAACCAGCACGGCAAGATTGCCGCTCGCGTCCCATTCGTGAAAACCATCGCGTCGGCGATCGCACTAGGAACGGGAACCAGCGGAGGGCGGGAAGGCCCGATCTGTCAAATCGGGGCGGGAATCGGATCGCTTGTCGCCCAGCGGTTGCATCTTTCGCCCCGCGATCGCCGAATCCTCTTGGCCGCTGGGATGGGAGCGGGCGTGGGCGCGATCTTTCGAGCGCCGTTGGCGGGTGCGGTGTTCGCCGCCGAAATCCTCTACAGCGACGCTGAATTGGAAGCCGACGTGATCGTTCCGGCCGCCACGTCATCGATCGTCGCCTACAGCATCTACACGCAGTCGCTCCCCGCCGACATTCGCTTTCAACCGCTGTTGGGGATCAAGGTGGAACATGGCATCAGCAGCCCCCTGGAATTGATCCCGTACCTGCTGCTGGCCTGCGCCGTGATCCCATTGGGAATCGCATTTGTGCGAATGTTTTACGGATCCAGGTGGGCGTTCGAAAAATTGCCAGTCCGGCCGCACTTCCGTCCCGCCATCGGGGCGTTCTTGGCTGGCTTGGTCGGTGTCGGCTTCTATTATTTGGCCGGCCAGCAGATCAGCGCCTTGGCGGTATTGGGTAGCGGTTCGGGTACGCTGCAAGAAGCGGTCCACCACTCGATGCGGCTGGGCCCGTCGCTGCTGATTGCAATTGCCCTCGTCAAAGTCGTAACCACTTCGCTCTCGATCGGCAGCGGCAGCCCTGGAGGCGTGTTCGGTCCGTCGACCGTCATCGGGGGGTGCTTCAGCGCAGGTGTGGGGCTGTACCTGCACGATTGGATGCCGACGTTGGCGCCGCATCCGGAAGCCTTCGCGATCGTCGGAATGGCCGGCTTTTTCGCCGGTGTCTCCAACGCTCCCATCTCCACAATCATCATGGTCCGGGCACTGACCGGAGACTTTGGATTGTTGCTTCCGACGATGCTGGTGACCACGATCACCTTCGGATTCGGCCGCCGATCGCGACTGTATCGCAAACAGGTCCCGACGCGGATGGACTCTCCCGCGCACCGGGGCGATTTCATTGTCGATGTCCTGGACGGCGTGCAGGTCCGCGAAACCTACCGCCCCATCGCCAGCTACTCCCTGATCCACGAATCGATGTCGTTGGACGAGATCGTCCATCGCCTGGCCGACAACGATCAACATTATTTTCCCGTCGTCGACGACAACCAAACTATGGTTGGAATCTTCACCGACGACGATGTCCGGTCGTATCTGTTCCACGACGCGATTTGGAAATTGGCCAATGCCAGCGATGTGATGACCAGCAACGTCGTCTCGATCACTCCGGAGGACGATTTGAACGTCGCCCTTGGACATTTCACCGCGCTCAATTTGGAAGAACTGCCCGTCGTCAAAGACCACCAATCGCGTCAACTGTTGGGAATGCTGCGCCGCCGCGAGACGATCGACACCTACAATCGTCGCGTTCGCGAGCACAAAGAGGCCACTCGCGAATGA
- a CDS encoding Tm-1-like ATP-binding domain-containing protein translates to MASAVYAVGTMDTKGEELAYVKECLRSAGIRVKMVDVGTQLPPTVTPDVTRAQVAENSDLGTAHGDRGRAVAAMGRALEVFLTAEFVAGRVSGVIGIGGSGGTSLITAAMRALPIGLPKVMVSTVASGNTAPYVDCSDITMMYSVVDVAGLNVVSRRILANAAHAIAGMVHYPAPTSDQRPTVGMTMFGVTTPCVTDVRQRMEQRGFDCHVFHATGTGGRAMERLVDNGMIRGVLDVTTTEVADEVVGGVFAAGPKRFDTLIAKGIPYVVSLGAVDMVNFGAMETVPAEFRDRRLHVHNEQVTLMRTTPEENREIARWMGAKFRRATAPLVLVIPEGGLSMLDAPGMPFYDPEANGALFDELQKQLQGYENCRIVRLPHHINDLDFSAKLVEHYDCLDAMPKCHAAG, encoded by the coding sequence ATGGCTTCTGCTGTCTATGCTGTTGGTACAATGGACACCAAGGGGGAGGAGTTGGCGTATGTCAAAGAGTGTTTACGATCGGCAGGGATCCGCGTCAAGATGGTCGACGTGGGGACTCAATTGCCGCCAACGGTGACTCCCGATGTGACTCGGGCTCAGGTTGCTGAGAACTCTGACTTGGGGACAGCTCACGGCGATCGGGGGCGAGCGGTGGCGGCGATGGGACGGGCGTTGGAGGTCTTTTTGACGGCGGAATTTGTTGCCGGTCGCGTCAGTGGCGTGATCGGTATCGGCGGCAGCGGTGGGACGTCGCTGATAACCGCCGCAATGCGTGCTCTGCCGATCGGATTGCCCAAGGTGATGGTCTCTACGGTTGCCAGCGGGAACACCGCTCCCTACGTCGATTGCAGCGATATCACGATGATGTATTCCGTCGTCGATGTGGCGGGACTCAACGTGGTCTCGCGGCGTATCCTCGCCAACGCGGCCCATGCGATCGCGGGGATGGTGCACTATCCAGCTCCCACATCGGATCAACGGCCAACGGTTGGGATGACGATGTTCGGCGTGACAACTCCCTGCGTGACCGATGTGCGGCAACGGATGGAGCAGCGTGGGTTTGATTGTCACGTCTTTCATGCGACCGGGACCGGCGGCCGCGCGATGGAGCGATTGGTCGACAACGGAATGATTCGCGGCGTCTTGGACGTGACGACAACCGAAGTTGCCGACGAAGTGGTCGGTGGCGTCTTTGCCGCCGGACCGAAGCGGTTCGATACGCTGATCGCCAAGGGGATTCCGTATGTTGTCAGTCTAGGAGCTGTCGACATGGTGAACTTTGGTGCCATGGAAACGGTGCCGGCGGAATTTCGAGACCGGCGATTACACGTTCACAACGAACAGGTGACGCTAATGCGGACGACGCCCGAAGAGAATCGCGAGATCGCGCGATGGATGGGGGCAAAGTTTCGCCGCGCCACGGCGCCGCTGGTCCTGGTGATTCCCGAAGGCGGTCTGTCGATGTTGGATGCTCCGGGGATGCCGTTTTACGATCCAGAAGCCAACGGGGCGCTGTTCGATGAGCTGCAGAAGCAATTGCAAGGCTATGAAAACTGTCGCATCGTCCGCCTGCCGCATCACATCAACGACCTCGATTTCAGCGCGAAACTAGTCGAGCACTACGACTGTCTCGACGCGATGCCGAAATGCCACGCCGCGGGATGA
- the cmoB gene encoding tRNA 5-methoxyuridine(34)/uridine 5-oxyacetic acid(34) synthase CmoB: MTIGIEGLLAELESEGHAGWAETLRQRAREFEHDAAHGLWSQWTQATCDLPAVEAVTADFSLPAVTLSGEISNEDQQRLREQLRLFHPWRKGPFDLFGIAIDTEWRSDWKWSRVAPHLDLRDASVLDVGCGNGYYGWRMLAAGARRVIGLDPFPLYIAQNRVVEHYVGGSAAHVLPGTDADLPKRLEAFDVAFSMGVLYHRTSPIDHLKSMLQSLRPGGKLVLETLIIDHPDSQVLIPEGRYAKMRNVWFIPSLTMLERFLSRCGFREIEVVDVCVTTTEEQRRTEWMEFESLADFLSPDQTTTIEGHPLPTRATLIASRG; encoded by the coding sequence ATGACGATCGGTATCGAAGGACTGTTGGCCGAATTGGAATCCGAGGGGCACGCGGGCTGGGCCGAAACGCTGCGGCAACGGGCTCGCGAATTTGAGCACGATGCGGCGCATGGGCTGTGGTCGCAGTGGACTCAGGCGACCTGTGATCTTCCCGCGGTCGAAGCGGTGACCGCCGACTTCTCGCTGCCGGCGGTAACGCTTTCCGGCGAGATCAGCAACGAAGACCAGCAGCGATTGCGGGAACAACTGCGACTGTTTCATCCCTGGCGAAAGGGGCCGTTCGATCTGTTTGGAATCGCCATCGATACCGAATGGCGCAGCGATTGGAAGTGGTCTCGCGTCGCGCCGCATCTCGATCTGCGGGATGCCAGCGTCTTGGATGTCGGTTGTGGCAACGGGTATTACGGTTGGCGAATGCTCGCCGCCGGGGCGCGTCGCGTGATCGGATTGGATCCCTTTCCGCTCTACATCGCCCAAAATCGTGTCGTCGAACATTACGTCGGCGGTTCGGCGGCGCACGTTCTGCCCGGCACCGACGCCGATCTTCCGAAGCGGTTGGAGGCGTTTGACGTCGCCTTTTCGATGGGCGTTTTGTATCACCGCACCAGCCCGATCGATCACCTGAAATCGATGCTCCAGTCGCTGCGACCGGGAGGCAAATTGGTGCTGGAAACGTTGATCATCGACCATCCCGATTCGCAGGTTTTGATCCCCGAGGGTCGTTACGCCAAGATGCGGAACGTCTGGTTTATTCCTTCGCTGACGATGCTCGAGCGGTTTCTTTCCCGCTGTGGATTCCGCGAGATCGAAGTCGTCGACGTCTGCGTCACGACGACCGAAGAACAGCGGCGGACCGAGTGGATGGAGTTCGAATCGTTAGCCGATTTCCTCTCTCCCGATCAAACGACCACGATCGAAGGGCACCCGCTGCCAACCCGCGCAACCCTCATCGCCTCCCGCGGTTAA
- a CDS encoding DUF1559 domain-containing protein, producing the protein MMSRLLRPKRSAFTLVELLVVIAVIGILVGLLLPAVQAAREAARRMQCSNNMKQLGLAMHNYENTHRVFPMGWAHHIENRLTGTGRGNCFTTNHGAGDRIGRSPWTAMILPFIEQNAIYEQFDSNYAINWALHSSWAGGRENESVWLMSIEAFKCPSDPRNSGQDNLLNYLGVSGGVEYTCWNLGDLDDVGVRGLDNDGMLYLGSKTKFAHVLDGTSNTFLLGETKYPRARGDDPTQDNYLAWGSAGMAWNSVPQTAICATARDQINTFYPSMAPGQTPSHAHMQRVFGSYHPGGCMFTMVDGSVSFRSENIDINLYQTMGTRADGLPIGGAPQ; encoded by the coding sequence ATGATGAGTCGTTTATTACGCCCGAAGCGAAGTGCGTTCACTCTTGTCGAACTGTTGGTGGTGATCGCCGTGATCGGCATCCTCGTGGGGCTGTTGCTACCCGCCGTACAAGCGGCGCGCGAAGCCGCACGGCGAATGCAGTGCTCGAACAATATGAAGCAGCTTGGATTGGCGATGCATAACTACGAGAACACCCACCGGGTCTTTCCCATGGGCTGGGCTCACCACATCGAAAACCGGCTGACCGGCACCGGTCGGGGAAACTGTTTCACCACCAATCATGGCGCAGGGGACCGGATTGGCCGCAGCCCATGGACCGCGATGATCCTGCCCTTCATCGAACAAAACGCCATCTACGAACAGTTCGATTCCAACTATGCGATCAACTGGGCTTTGCACTCCAGTTGGGCGGGAGGTCGCGAAAACGAATCGGTCTGGTTGATGTCGATCGAAGCTTTCAAATGCCCCAGCGACCCACGGAACTCGGGCCAAGACAACCTGCTGAATTATCTGGGCGTCTCCGGCGGCGTCGAATACACCTGTTGGAACCTGGGCGATCTGGACGATGTTGGCGTCCGCGGTTTGGATAACGACGGGATGTTGTACCTAGGATCGAAAACCAAATTTGCCCACGTGCTCGATGGCACATCGAATACGTTCTTGCTGGGAGAAACCAAATACCCACGTGCTCGAGGCGACGATCCAACGCAAGACAATTACCTGGCCTGGGGCTCGGCTGGGATGGCTTGGAACTCCGTTCCACAGACCGCGATCTGTGCCACCGCTCGCGACCAGATCAACACTTTCTACCCTTCGATGGCTCCCGGTCAAACCCCATCGCACGCCCACATGCAGCGAGTCTTCGGCAGTTACCATCCCGGCGGATGTATGTTCACCATGGTCGACGGATCGGTCAGCTTCCGATCGGAAAACATCGACATCAATCTGTACCAAACGATGGGGACCCGAGCTGACGGTCTGCCTATTGGAGGAGCGCCTCAATGA
- the cmoA gene encoding carboxy-S-adenosyl-L-methionine synthase CmoA produces the protein MSQDDIYALPLENVGDFQFDRRVVDVFPDMISRSVPGYGSILSMIGELAQQYAVADTNIYDLGCSLGAATRIISRRVPSSCTIQAVDSSPAMIARLRELLAAEAIQGCEVALHEADLAAVPIDRASFVVLNFTLQFVPAAERRSVLQTIFDGMLPGGALVLSEKISFDDPQEQLRLTQLHHAFKRANGYSELEIAQKRTALEKMMVPETLATHRTRLADVGFATVVPWFQCFNFTSILAVK, from the coding sequence GTGTCCCAAGACGATATCTACGCGCTCCCCCTCGAAAACGTTGGCGACTTTCAGTTCGACCGACGCGTTGTCGATGTCTTCCCCGACATGATCTCGCGGAGCGTTCCCGGGTACGGTTCGATTCTTTCGATGATCGGCGAACTGGCCCAGCAGTACGCTGTTGCCGACACGAACATCTACGATCTGGGATGTTCGCTTGGGGCGGCGACGCGGATCATCAGCCGACGCGTCCCCAGCAGTTGCACGATCCAGGCGGTCGACTCTTCGCCAGCGATGATCGCTCGGTTGCGAGAGCTGTTGGCCGCCGAAGCGATCCAGGGATGTGAGGTCGCGTTGCACGAAGCCGATCTGGCCGCGGTGCCGATCGATCGAGCCAGCTTTGTCGTGCTCAACTTCACTTTGCAATTTGTCCCCGCGGCGGAGCGGCGATCGGTCCTGCAAACGATCTTCGATGGGATGCTGCCCGGCGGGGCGTTGGTCCTATCGGAGAAGATCAGCTTCGACGATCCGCAGGAACAATTGCGGCTGACCCAACTGCATCACGCCTTCAAACGAGCCAACGGCTACAGCGAACTCGAAATCGCTCAAAAACGAACGGCGCTCGAAAAGATGATGGTTCCCGAGACGCTTGCGACGCATCGCACCCGGCTTGCCGACGTCGGTTTCGCCACCGTCGTTCCTTGGTTTCAATGCTTCAATTTCACGTCGATCTTGGCAGTCAAATGA
- a CDS encoding deoxyhypusine synthase family protein, producing the protein MSNISKFMDDHFRHFNARETVAAAQAYKDQLASGNKMMVSLAGAMSTGEIGRSLAEMIRQDKVHAISCTAANLEEDIFNLMAHDEYKIVPNWRALSTEDEVELLNQGFNRVTDTCIPETVMRNIEGRLLTLWKDAADNDRPRYPYEFMYELLDDPTLEPLFQIPKENSWMLAAKEKGLPVFVPGIEDSTLGNIFAARVTQGVVSSHRAMRSGTEQMSKLIGWYQEQTNSGAEIGFFQVGGGIAGDFAICVVPTMIQDLKLDIPLWSYFCQISDAVTSYGGYSGAVPNEKITWCKLSGDAPKFMIQSDASIVAPLMFAYILGW; encoded by the coding sequence ATGTCAAACATTTCCAAATTCATGGACGACCATTTTCGCCACTTCAACGCGCGCGAGACCGTCGCGGCGGCGCAGGCTTATAAAGATCAGCTGGCGTCGGGCAACAAGATGATGGTTTCGCTGGCCGGAGCGATGAGCACCGGTGAGATCGGTCGTTCGCTAGCGGAAATGATTCGCCAAGACAAGGTCCACGCGATCAGCTGCACCGCGGCCAATCTGGAAGAAGACATCTTCAACCTGATGGCTCACGACGAATACAAGATCGTCCCCAACTGGCGTGCCTTGTCGACCGAAGACGAAGTCGAATTGCTCAACCAGGGGTTTAATCGCGTCACCGACACCTGCATCCCCGAAACCGTGATGCGGAACATCGAAGGCCGCCTGCTGACGCTGTGGAAAGACGCCGCCGACAACGATCGGCCGCGCTACCCGTACGAATTCATGTACGAACTGCTGGACGATCCGACGCTGGAACCGTTGTTCCAGATTCCGAAAGAGAACAGTTGGATGCTGGCCGCCAAAGAGAAGGGGCTGCCCGTCTTTGTCCCCGGGATCGAAGATTCGACTCTCGGAAACATCTTCGCCGCGCGCGTGACGCAGGGGGTCGTTAGTTCGCACCGCGCGATGCGCAGCGGAACCGAACAGATGTCGAAACTGATCGGTTGGTACCAGGAACAGACCAACAGCGGTGCGGAGATCGGATTCTTCCAAGTCGGCGGCGGGATCGCTGGCGATTTTGCGATCTGCGTCGTGCCGACGATGATCCAAGATCTGAAGCTGGACATTCCACTGTGGAGCTACTTCTGCCAGATCAGCGACGCCGTGACCAGCTACGGCGGCTACAGCGGTGCCGTCCCTAACGAAAAGATCACCTGGTGCAAGCTGTCCGGCGACGCGCCGAAGTTCATGATCCAGAGCGACGCATCGATCGTCGCTCCGCTAATGTTCGCCTACATCTTGGGCTGGTAG
- a CDS encoding phosphoenolpyruvate hydrolase family protein yields the protein MIDFRNRLEESRTGTPLLMVVPGSGLIAKCAVESEADALMVLNAGIYRSMGSGTLAAFMPYGNANDQTLELLKEQMLPRSGDLPIIAGVFGVDPTRPIRDRLRELQDLGVIGVVNWPAIGFVDGKFRKHLEKEGLGTEAEAEMLAVARELGFVTFGFSLSVQEVERFVATGVDGLILDVGLTRSSDDFRAKRDDVHRAISQLNKLSAAADSRPECVRVAFGGPITAPTELSEVFRHSSIHGFAGGSVFERLPVQDIVNTTLRRFKGVASSARAGGVKTFGGMVGHSPAMRQVFDVINRVGHQDVTVCVEGETGTGKELVAGMLHRLSSRANHPLVTLNCGAIPSSLLESELFGHERGAFTGAERQRPGKFELAHGGVLFLDEIADLSPHGQVALLRVLQQNEVVRVGGDTTIPVDVRIVTASNRPLSAMVDAGDFRADLYYRLSTITIRLPSLRERLEDIPLLVEAFLASLRTQLNRPIAGISSRFEKKLRAHAWPGNVRELEHVLNRCAILEDGTHLEGWSFEPQPYLRSSADESDRPLPSKQEQAERALQEAGGNVTRAAAALNVTRKTFYRWLDRGKAERPSTS from the coding sequence ATGATCGATTTTCGCAACCGACTCGAAGAATCGCGAACCGGGACGCCGCTGTTGATGGTGGTCCCTGGATCGGGGCTGATCGCAAAGTGCGCCGTCGAATCGGAAGCCGATGCGTTGATGGTTCTCAACGCGGGCATCTACCGGTCGATGGGATCGGGGACGCTCGCCGCCTTCATGCCCTATGGCAATGCCAACGATCAAACGCTGGAGTTGTTGAAGGAGCAGATGCTGCCGCGGTCCGGCGATCTGCCGATCATCGCAGGCGTCTTCGGTGTCGATCCGACGCGTCCGATTCGCGACCGCTTGCGCGAACTGCAGGATCTCGGTGTGATCGGTGTCGTCAATTGGCCGGCGATCGGTTTTGTCGATGGCAAGTTTCGCAAGCATCTGGAAAAGGAAGGCCTGGGGACCGAGGCCGAGGCGGAGATGCTTGCCGTCGCCCGCGAGTTGGGCTTTGTCACGTTTGGATTTTCGCTGTCGGTCCAGGAGGTCGAACGCTTCGTCGCGACGGGCGTCGACGGCTTGATCCTGGACGTCGGGCTGACGCGATCGAGCGACGATTTTCGAGCCAAGCGGGACGACGTCCACCGCGCCATCTCTCAGCTGAACAAACTCTCGGCCGCCGCCGACTCGCGTCCGGAATGCGTGCGGGTCGCTTTCGGCGGGCCGATCACCGCCCCCACGGAATTGAGCGAGGTCTTTCGCCACAGTTCGATCCATGGCTTCGCTGGTGGATCGGTCTTCGAACGCCTGCCGGTTCAAGACATCGTCAACACGACGCTTCGGCGGTTCAAAGGAGTCGCGTCGAGTGCCCGCGCCGGAGGCGTCAAAACGTTTGGTGGCATGGTTGGGCACAGCCCGGCGATGCGACAGGTCTTCGACGTCATCAATCGCGTTGGGCATCAAGACGTGACCGTCTGCGTCGAAGGGGAAACGGGAACCGGCAAGGAACTGGTCGCTGGGATGTTGCATCGTTTGAGTTCGCGAGCGAACCATCCGCTGGTCACGCTCAACTGCGGAGCGATCCCGTCGTCGCTGTTGGAAAGCGAACTGTTCGGTCACGAACGCGGAGCGTTTACCGGAGCGGAGCGGCAGCGTCCGGGAAAGTTCGAACTGGCTCACGGTGGCGTCTTGTTCCTCGACGAAATTGCCGACCTCAGCCCGCACGGACAGGTCGCACTGCTGCGTGTTCTGCAACAGAACGAAGTTGTCCGCGTTGGCGGCGACACGACGATTCCGGTCGACGTGCGGATCGTCACCGCGTCGAACCGCCCGCTGTCGGCGATGGTCGACGCGGGAGATTTTCGCGCCGACCTGTACTACCGGTTGAGTACGATCACGATCCGGTTGCCGTCGCTGCGAGAGCGATTGGAAGACATCCCGCTGTTGGTCGAGGCGTTTCTGGCCAGTCTGCGCACCCAGCTGAATCGGCCGATCGCCGGCATCTCGTCGCGGTTTGAAAAGAAGTTGCGTGCGCACGCCTGGCCGGGAAACGTTCGCGAACTGGAACATGTGCTGAACCGCTGTGCGATTCTCGAAGACGGAACGCATTTGGAGGGTTGGTCGTTCGAACCGCAGCCCTATCTGCGTTCGTCGGCGGACGAATCCGATCGACCGCTGCCATCAAAACAGGAACAGGCCGAACGGGCTCTGCAAGAGGCGGGGGGCAACGTCACGCGAGCCGCCGCGGCGCTGAACGTGACGCGAAAAACGTTTTACCGCTGGTTGGATCGCGGCAAGGCGGAGCGCCCTTCCACGTCGTAG
- a CDS encoding phosphoenolpyruvate hydrolase family protein produces the protein MLKHNRTSVLTRLKNKIAAGKAIIGSGAGTGISAKCAEAGGADLIVIYNSGRFRMAGRGSLAGLLPFGNANQIVKEMACEVLTIVERTPVLAGVCGTDPFLLRDPFLRELREMGFAGIQNFPTVGLIDGVFRENLEETGMSFNLEVDLVAAANDQDMLTTPYAFDPDQGRKLTVAGADVVVAHMGLTTNGTIGAKTAKTLDSCVPLVREIADACRSVRDDVIVLCHGGPIATPDDAQYMLDRIPEIHGFYGASSMERLPSEIAITQMIEQFAKLNLNQTGDAITDRQPHRSAANGKHAAKLS, from the coding sequence ATGTTGAAACACAATCGAACGAGCGTCTTGACGCGGTTGAAGAACAAAATTGCCGCCGGCAAGGCGATCATTGGCAGCGGTGCTGGCACCGGCATCTCGGCCAAGTGTGCCGAAGCCGGTGGCGCCGACCTGATCGTGATCTACAACTCCGGACGATTCCGGATGGCCGGCCGCGGTTCGCTGGCCGGCCTGCTTCCCTTTGGCAACGCCAACCAGATCGTTAAAGAGATGGCGTGCGAGGTCTTAACGATCGTCGAACGGACACCTGTCTTGGCCGGTGTCTGCGGAACCGATCCCTTTCTGTTGCGGGATCCGTTTCTGAGAGAGCTTCGCGAAATGGGCTTCGCGGGGATTCAGAACTTTCCCACCGTCGGCCTGATCGACGGTGTCTTCCGCGAGAACCTGGAAGAGACGGGGATGAGTTTCAACCTGGAGGTCGACCTGGTCGCCGCAGCGAACGACCAGGACATGCTGACGACTCCCTACGCGTTTGATCCCGACCAAGGGCGGAAGTTGACCGTTGCGGGAGCCGACGTGGTGGTGGCCCACATGGGACTGACAACCAATGGAACCATCGGTGCCAAGACGGCAAAGACGCTCGATTCGTGTGTTCCCCTGGTCCGCGAAATCGCAGATGCGTGCCGTTCGGTCCGCGACGACGTCATCGTGTTGTGTCACGGTGGCCCGATCGCAACTCCCGACGATGCGCAATACATGCTCGACCGAATCCCGGAGATCCACGGATTCTATGGTGCCAGTTCGATGGAACGGCTCCCTTCGGAAATTGCGATCACTCAAATGATCGAGCAATTTGCAAAACTGAACCTGAACCAAACAGGAGATGCAATCACGGATCGACAACCCCACCGCAGCGCTGCCAATGGCAAGCATGCTGCAAAATTGAGCTGA